A window of Rosa rugosa chromosome 7, drRosRugo1.1, whole genome shotgun sequence genomic DNA:
ttcttttcctctctctctctctctcttctctcccctGCGTttcctctctgtctctcttttcTCCAGTTACTGTTCATCATCATCAAGCTCGCATCCGGCCACCTGGAAGCGAGCTGCAACCACCATTCGATTCATCTCTCCGTCCTCGACTCGTCTGTGGTGGTGGAACGCAGCGTTGTGGCCGGAAAACGACGAATCGAACTGttgaagtttactgtagcagtgTGCCATTTTCCAGATTTCGGCCATTTCCGGCGGCTTTCCTGGACTTAATCGACTCGCCTGGAAATGGGGGTGGCATTCCTCCAAGCCTTGTTCCACGAATCGAAGGAAAAATCGACGAATCAAAGGGTGACGTACCGAGCGATTGCTCTACGAAGGAACTCATATGCGTGATCacctgaatagtactgtgagtggacttttatttttaaagaatgatgcatgcatttatttttcccgaaataataatttatttatcattttattatcgagcataatattttgccttggattataattttggcattgtttttccatatgaatttcagatacgaatctattatgctcagatttggattttttttgatttgttttcggaatatgattaaattttcagagattaattataatttattttcaattatgattcgggaatggattttgagcctttgataagtatctccgatatatggcttttatttgaaatcatgatttaagtgattttcgacgaattactttccgaggtgatttccggaatttattaatatattttattcgtcgatattgagattttttggaatatttttcgaaaatgggattttcgattgaattattttatcgattatttctcgcctaatggtttatgaattctagaatattttggcgtgcggggccacgtcattggagtatatattttcttgagattttccgagtatggatgggattcatactcatgttttgttgcgaggttggggaagccttactgatttactggttttcgattgtttttcctcaccatacttgggtcattcgattaggtctcctcctcacttactttgtgtttgtgagtggcagttgaggtagcttattctcctcctcacttactttgtgtctgtgagtggcagtcgtggtgatttattctcctcctcacgtgagtggtagtcgaggttattagttctcctcctcacacaatctatgtgtgagtgggagtcgagggtaggtagagcctgaggGGCTCCTTTACCAGTATGGTGaaatctcttccccatatccttttatttgttacttgactagcggggctagtctgatTCTCTTAGCCAGCGGGGACtgatatgttttcacgagactcCGAGTTTTAAAGACatacgttttataaacgttgcatgcatcgaagttttatGAATTTAAATTCGTGGGGAAGTAATACAACTTGctttatttaaattatttatttagtcgtttatttttgtccactcactctaacgtgtttttcaattactttcccctgggcccttcggtttcaaatgcccagtttgcaggcgaaattagttgaggtcgggcgtacattggagttgaggcatagtcaacagcatggcttccgcatttttatttgatttaggttttccttgattACCCTTGctgttagaattgctctgattacctaaggaaattaatgttatttaagTTGTGATTTGTGTTATGTGATTTCTggttgatgttgatttggggagcagggtggctccaggagaataaggatgggggatttagaagtgtaattatgctttctacaggttttgggtagtccattttaggggaagttccgccaaatttttggtagaatttcttctaaggtgggccccgcatggccacttcggatttttgggtgaaatccggggcgggtcctgtcaacccctctctaagagcaactcctctcattctcttaccggtgatcacactccagtcctagtcttctcaagagccgactgtcagtgccaccaaactctctgtcaacgtgcttcggtcctagtctcctcgggagccgactatagtaccgcgaccacaacggttacggaaccagctaagcaagggtaacgccttCTCAAACtagctaagctaaagtcacgctttggcaagttctctctacttcccggtgatttttcTCTGCTTAatctacaacgttgagtatcgacttggtaaCACAAgataaagtcctcaccacgaggcacgacgaggttggtgctctcctcgtctacagtcgctcaaaagaagtcaggtcaagggacacccccaacgaccgcacccgaacggtgctggcacgcccgctcagaaaagagactgttgaccagctgcaacaaaactggagccaaacaattaCTAACTTGTAAAGCCATTTCACTAGCTCGTGTCACACCTGCAGCAGCATGATTGTTGCTGCGCATCATCTTGGATAACTCCTCCTGCCATTCCTGACACCTTTGAACAAGAATCAGTGGGTCTACCTCCGACTTTCCGTGAAGAACATAGTTCCTACTCTTCCAAATCCACCAACTTACTAGCCCAAACAGGTCCAGCACTTTATTTGTTCCCTCTTCAACTACTCTGTAAAACAGATCAATAAAAGATTGCTCTTTCCAGCTTTTCACAACCCCTCCCAATCAAGTATTCTTCCAAACCTTCCTAACTTTCTGACACTCCCACAAGCTATAAGTATTCCAACTTttaataattttgtttttaaaaatccAATGATGGAGAATAATGAGTATTCCAACTTCCTTATATTTTTGTTTAATCTAAATTCAATGACAGTTGAGCACGATTAAGTACTAAATTAATCAAATGACCACATGAGCTTGACCGAACAACCAATATGCATTCCAATTAGCTGACTAATCCCAAATTTACCAATGATTCAAAAAATTAACTGAATTAATAGCCAAAAGTCATAAACAAGGACTATATCTAATTGGTTCAAACCACatgtccaaaaacaaaaaagaaactgGTTCAAACATCATCTccaaagaaaatacaaaaaattggTTCAAACCAcatgtcccaaaaaaaaaaaaaaacacaaaaaaaacaaaaaatttggtTCCAAACGATACTACCTAGATTCCACAGAGCACGCTCCAGACTGACCCGTCAATACGCCGGTCTCATTATTCCTAGAAAACCCGAAATCGACCCGATCACAGGAGACCAGCAGCACATAGTGTTCCGAAGGCCGTAGCCTAGCCTTGAACCTCACCGCAGCGGCCATTCTAACCCCAAATGTCACCAATCCGCGAGACCTGTCGTACGAGATTTGTTGTGCCACGCCATCGCCGAACCACTCCCTCACCACTCCTAGCTTGAAATGGACACGTGTGTGGTTCCTCTCTTTCAAGGAGAAGGGAATCAAGGGATGCAAACGCGGCGTTGGCCCTAGCCTGATAACGGTGTTACCGTACTGGTAGAGGACCGATGCAAGGACGATGTCGTAGTACATTTTGTATTTGCGGTTAGGGTTACTGGCGAGGAAAGTGATGTCCCACGTGGCGGTCAAGGAGCCTTCCGTATTGAGTTGGGAGACGGTGGCTGATTCGATCTTGAACTCGGGAAGTTCTGGACTCTCCATGGTTATCGAATAGAACATCCAAACGGCGATGCTGATCAAGGCTGTGAGTATAATTAAGACGAAGAGTGCGGCCACGAAGTTGCCGATGTTCTCCCCGAGGGAGGTACGCCTAGTTGGCCCAGTGGTCTGGGGGTTGTTGGCTGGATTTGTCCCCGCGGGGAGGTCCTCTGGTGGTGGGGATGGATAGGGATAGGGTGGGGCGGATGGGTAGCCGGCCGGAGTAGCCATTATTGAAAGAGAACAACAAGGTTTGCTAGATCAGATGCTATGCTGCGAACTAAATAACTAATCCGGTTCATTTACCATGGGCTAAGCCCTATATCTAACACTATATGAGGTCCGGAGAGAGTGAATCCTTTTACTAGTGGAATTCAATTTTAAAGGAGATAAGGAATTCTACTAGGATGCGGACACCAATCTCTGAAAAGTTTGGATCGATATAGTTTATTCCATTTGGAAAGTGTTTCAATTCTTCACTAAGAACTAAATTTTAGGCGCGTCTAAACTCTAAACTCACTTGCAgccttttttatttatatatatatttttaaatcaCAGTGCAGGACTGCAGGGTCTTGTTTTACTAGCTAGTTTACAAAGCCTTTAAAAACTCAGAGAtttccatttacccaattttgagctttattaaccccatttacccaaacatcttataagatttcccacttacccaataaaTTACACAGttttttccctaatacccaattaagtatttatttttaattatattttgtatatttttgagacaattttgccctccctCTCTTTGTCACTCTCTAAGTCAATAGAAACTTCACCGACTCCGGTCAACGGGCGCGGGACTCCGATCACCGGTTACAAAATTCCAGTCAATGACCGCTGGACTCCGATCACCGGCCGCTGAATTCCGGAATCCGTTCATCATTCACCGGATTCTGGTCACAGGCAGGAAATCTCACCGGGAGGTCGCCAGATTTTTCAAAAGAGATCGTCAGAGATCTTATAGGTCACCGGAGgatattattgctccccaataacaagtttattggggatcaataattactgaaaaatgaaaatgtttttaattttgaaagttttaggaggtttatccaaataaataatcttattattgccccaataaacattttattgccccctaataatcttattttgccccccaataaaatgcCAATAAGACGATTACAACAATTAAACATTAGTACAGGCAGCCACCAATTTACAAAATCTACCAAATAGATGCTATTTTAGTAcataactggaattaaaacatttTTTCTGCATATTTTCTCATACTAGACAACTTGTAGCATGTGGtctgcccaaaaaaaaaaaggaatggtGTAGACGTCATCGAtctcagacaaaaaaaaaaatgttgaaacCCACAATGCAGACATTGAATTGGTCGGCGACGGAAATCAGGAAGTGAGGTTGGAAAGAGCTACTTTTGGGCGACGAGGTTGAAGGACTGGCCGGATCGAGACTAAAGTGGCCTCCGTGAGCGTTGGGCAGACGACGTCGGTGCAAGCCCCGACCCGGAACAAAACTCGGACCTGAACTCCAGGACTTGCAGAGGCTGCAACTTCGACGATCCTCTTCTTCTTGCGTCTTCTTCGCGTGGCAGTGGTGGTCGGgatcggagagagagaggaaacgaATTGGTGCCGATCTAGTCAGTGTAGAGCCAAACAGTGCGCCACCACTCAGAGATGGAGGACGACGGCACTGCACGGAGAAGTCTCGCTCATCGCCAACGTCGCCGTAGACTCGAAGTGGTTAGGAATTCGGGTCGGACCGTATGACTCCgccgggaggagagagagagagagagagagagagagagagagagagagagagagagagagagagagagagagagagagagagagagagagagagagagagagagagagagagagagagagagagagagagagagagagagtctgaggggagtagttgttaattaaaatgagggcaatattgtcaatagatgttaaattgggtaaatgggagtaaaaaactcttaatgGAGTAAGTtggcaatttttaggctcaaattgtgtaaatggtcattatcccaaTCTTCTAAGCGTAGGATTTCCAAGCAACCTCTATTGGCTTCCGGTTAGCTCGAGCTTGGAGGCATGATCATGGACCTCATGGTTACTGACGATGAGGGAATGGGCTGTTGGTTATAAATTGTGCATGGAGTAGGCTTTTTTGGCTCGACTATAAAGCTCAATTGGAAGGACTTATCCAATTGATCTGGGCCATAAGGCAATCCTTGGCTTGTTGCTCGGGGATTTTTCTCCTCTTGTTCAGCGGCTGCAGCCTTCGAAATCCTATAGAGGTAACTTGGTTTTCTAGTTTGGTTTTGTCTACACGAATGACTATATAGCATCTGTTCACTTATTTATTCCACAACTGACTTTCGGATAACATTACCATATAAAAACAAGTAAAAACCTTAAGTCCATACATCTAAATTCTCTTTTAATTGCATACATTTGGTAATCTAAATTCATGATTTAACCGTTTAAAAGTTAAATCAGCAACTAAAAATCTTCTTTACAAAACATATATGTAAATAGAATTCGTTTATACATTCATTTGCATCAAACAAATGAATAGTGGTCATGAAATGCTAACTTTTACCAGAACAGTCCATTTGTTGGAGGCTTAAATGATTTTTGTTGCTTTGATTTTATGCACGATCTTTGAATGAATTTAACTTTTTAATGATTAAATTATAAAAAGCTAATGAATATGTTCAAATAAGAGAGAAATTGGATACACAAATTGGTGGGGGTATAGAcctaataagtttttttttcctaaaaacaatgaacaaaatatttcaagaataaaaaaataaaaatacaaagaagctaggaaaaaaaaatggtacAACAAATTAACAGATTTCAAGATTTCcaaaaatttttaaaaaagaaaaaagaaaaaagaaacaacaccACTTAGTTCATCTATAGGTACCAAATGACAATTTCCCGTCCCTCCATATTTGGGTCATGAATTGaataagaaaatcaagaaaaatgggAAAAACTCCAACCCATTTTGTCTCCTATCTCGATCTCTCAGCCACCGGAAACTTCACAATCTTTTTTTTCACCAGTAAGCGATCCACTATTAGCACCGACCGATAAACCAATCTTTAAATCTTTGCACGTAACCTTCATGCTCCCACTCTTCAAGTGCCACCAAAACCCAGAA
This region includes:
- the LOC133720097 gene encoding NDR1/HIN1-like protein 26; translation: MATPAGYPSAPPYPYPSPPPEDLPAGTNPANNPQTTGPTRRTSLGENIGNFVAALFVLIILTALISIAVWMFYSITMESPELPEFKIESATVSQLNTEGSLTATWDITFLASNPNRKYKMYYDIVLASVLYQYGNTVIRLGPTPRLHPLIPFSLKERNHTRVHFKLGVVREWFGDGVAQQISYDRSRGLVTFGVRMAAAVRFKARLRPSEHYVLLVSCDRVDFGFSRNNETGVLTGQSGACSVESR